The genomic region AATGATGTTGTCTATAAGGCAAATGGAGGGAGGCCAGATCGCGAGGAGATGCTTGATGGATTAGCGGATGTGGCGTACACGATGTTTTGGAATAAGGTCAAGTTTGGTATTCCACTTGAATCGGCCTTTGAGCTTGTTTGTGATAACAATCTATCGAAATTTGTCAGATTGGACGAATGGCAGCAGGGAGCAGGGATTTTAAGTGAAGCAGAGTGGCACCTCAACCAGGAGGTCACTTGGCCAGAGAGTGTAGTCTCAGTAGAAGTCCTTGAAGTTCGAGGGACTTTTTTTGCCGTCGGAAAAGATAGTACAGGAAAGGTTCGAAAACCATCTACCTATGCCTCGGTAGACCTCAGCTCTCTCTTGTAAATATAAATGATGTTTCAGAAGAGCTGGTCGCATCGGCTGTGCTTGAAGATTGATTTAGAGCGCATGCTATAAATTTTCAAGAATTGCTCACTCTTCCTAGTAGCTCCCTCACCATAATCGTGAGAGAATTACCAGTATGACTCACTTTTCTGATTTAGATTCATTCGGTTCTTTGGCGGAAGCATTCTACTCTATCGCGCGATCAGCACCAGATACCCCAGTGTATCAACAAGCGATATATGATGCCGCAACGGATGGCAATGGAGAGCCTCGGAAGCGCTGTAGACGGACGTTTCGAGAGGTGGAGGTGCGGGTAAAAAAAATAGCCCAATTTTTAAAGTCCATCGGAGTCGCTCGTGGTGATAAGATTGCAATTATTTCATCCTCTCGTCCTGAATGGATGGAGTGCGATCTGGCTGCCCACACTTTGGGAGCTGTGGTGGTTTCAATTTATCAATCAATCCCCTCGGATGACGTTGGATATATTCTCTTTGATTCAGGAGCCTCTGTTGTTTTCGTTGAGAATCAAGAGCAAGTTGATAAGTTAAAGGTTCTTTTAAGTGCACCACTGAGGGTGCCAGCAACAGAAGATAGGGAGGCTTCAAGTGTACAGATCGGCCTAAAGAAAATTGTTGCTTTTGAATCGGTAGAGGAGCATCAACTGGTAACGCCACTTCGTGAGGTCTTAGCGGGACCTGAGCCAGAATCTCTTGATGCTGCCTATTCGGATATTACCCGCTCGGATATGGCTGCTTTGGTGTATACCTCAGGAACCACAGGTCCACCAAAGGGCGTAATCCAAACGCACGGAAACCATCTTGCAAACGTTCGGCAAGTATATGGATGTGGAATGTTACAGGTAGACTCGACCGTAATGGTCTTTTTGCCTCTCGCGCATGCCTTTGCCAAGCTCATGGGATATGTCGGATTCCTTGCTCCTGCTGAGCTTTATTTCCCAGCTATTAAAGATCCACTTTCATCCAAGGCTGATCCAGAGTCAGTAACAAGAGATATTCGTGAGTTAAGTGCTGAAGTCGTACCCGTTGTTCCCCGACTATTAGAGAAGATGCAATCTGGAGTTATAGCAAAATCTAAGGCAGGAGGGGTCTCTGGAAAGCTTTTAACGTTAATGCTTTGGTCAGCTCGTGGTGTTTATTTCGGGAAACCTACGTTTGGTCAAAAAGTAGCCTATGCTCTAACAGGCTTTCTGAGAAAGAAGGTCAAAGCGCAGTTGTTTGGGAAGAACTTTCTTTATTCCATCTCTGGCGGGGCCAAGCTAAACCCTGATGTTGCACGCTTCTTTGACATGCTGGGCATGGAGATCTTGGAAGGATACGGGTTAACAGAAACGTGTGTAGCGTGTAACGTGAATCGATATGGTGAGAAACGTATTGGTACGGTAGGTCCTGTAATTGCTGATGATATTGAACTGCGGATAGCAGAAGATGGGGAGATTCTCTACAAGGGACCAAACATTACTCAGGGCTACTATGGTCGTGAAACTGCAACACAGGCTGCATGGGATCCCGATGGCTGGTTTCATACTGGAGATCTTGGTGAAGTCGCGCCTGATGGTTATCTATCAATAGTAGGGAGAAAAAAGGATATCATCGTCACCTCGTATGGGAAAAATATTGCACCCGAAGATATTGAAGCACTGATGAAGCAATCAGAGTTTATTTCAGCGGTAGTTCTGGTGGGCGATGGACGACCGTTTATCACCGCCTTACTGAGCATAGACATGTCAGCAGTATCTGCTTGGGCGAAAAAGCGAGGCATATCAGATTTAGACAATGCATCTTTAGCACAGAATCAAGCCGTTCGTGATCTTCTTTGGAAGGAGTTGGAGCGAGGTAATGCTCAACTTGCTGAGTATGAGAGGATTAAGCGCTTTGAGATAGTTTCAGAGGACTTTACGGTTGAAAATGGGATGTTGACCCCGACGTTCAAGGTAAAGCGTCCAGTAGTCATGAAGAATTTTTCAGCGTTAGTTGAAAAGCTTTATCAGAATGAGTTCACCTCAGAAGCCTCTGGTAGACCGTAACGCAGAGGCGAGTGATTTGGAGAGGCGAGCATTAGTAAGGATATCTGATAAAAAGCCTTTGTAGGCTGTCACATCCAAGTATCGCGTCTGGACTTCATCTTTATTTTAGCTCTGCCCTATCTTCGGTATGGCGTAGCAGTAATTGAGGAAAAATTTGCTCGTTCAGTGTATTTTGAAAGTCCTATCGTTTGAAGTCATACCAGATGATGTTTGACGCATCCCGGTCGGTCCCCCGGAATAGCCGCCAGAGAAGATGCGGACGGAGTAGAAAGTACCAGTCCCCGAAGTGGTCGAATTTGCGAGTCGAAGTCGTGATATATGTCTTCCATAATGTACGAAATGTTCTATTGTCACTTTTGCCCAGTGCTTTCAAACGGATTGCGAAGTCAATATCTTCAATACTAACAAGATTCTCATCAAACCCCCCGATACGTTGAAAGTCGTCCTTTCGAAAGAAAAACATTCCTCCCGAAATGCCATAGCGTAAGACAATCGGCAGAAGGAGCAGCCCGGTAAGAATGATACCAGGGGAGTAACGACTAGGATATATCATTACACCACCGCCTACGGTCTTTGGATTTTCCAGAGCCTGATGGATGCTTTTAAATATATGAGGACAGACAATGCTGTCAGCATCGAGAGTGGCAATCCATTCCGAGTTCGCTTTTGAAACTCCCACATTGCGTATCGCAGAGAGGTTCTTTTTATCGCAACGAACCGTTATGCAGCCGAGTTCGTTTGCAATCTCTTCAGTCTTATCCGTGCATCGATTGAGAACAACTATGATCTCTAAGCTGCAATTTGCAAATTGGGATGCAGATTGCAGAGCAGCAATACACCGCGGAAGGAATGACTCCTCATTTCTGGCCGGTATTATGACTGATACAGTCTTTTTCAGAGGCATGA from bacterium harbors:
- a CDS encoding glycosyltransferase; translation: MKFTYGIKIWWCSFICYNRKKSRTTELSPFMPLKKTVSVIIPARNEESFLPRCIAALQSASQFANCSLEIIVVLNRCTDKTEEIANELGCITVRCDKKNLSAIRNVGVSKANSEWIATLDADSIVCPHIFKSIHQALENPKTVGGGVMIYPSRYSPGIILTGLLLLPIVLRYGISGGMFFFRKDDFQRIGGFDENLVSIEDIDFAIRLKALGKSDNRTFRTLWKTYITTSTRKFDHFGDWYFLLRPHLLWRLFRGTDRDASNIIWYDFKR
- a CDS encoding long-chain fatty acid--CoA ligase → MTHFSDLDSFGSLAEAFYSIARSAPDTPVYQQAIYDAATDGNGEPRKRCRRTFREVEVRVKKIAQFLKSIGVARGDKIAIISSSRPEWMECDLAAHTLGAVVVSIYQSIPSDDVGYILFDSGASVVFVENQEQVDKLKVLLSAPLRVPATEDREASSVQIGLKKIVAFESVEEHQLVTPLREVLAGPEPESLDAAYSDITRSDMAALVYTSGTTGPPKGVIQTHGNHLANVRQVYGCGMLQVDSTVMVFLPLAHAFAKLMGYVGFLAPAELYFPAIKDPLSSKADPESVTRDIRELSAEVVPVVPRLLEKMQSGVIAKSKAGGVSGKLLTLMLWSARGVYFGKPTFGQKVAYALTGFLRKKVKAQLFGKNFLYSISGGAKLNPDVARFFDMLGMEILEGYGLTETCVACNVNRYGEKRIGTVGPVIADDIELRIAEDGEILYKGPNITQGYYGRETATQAAWDPDGWFHTGDLGEVAPDGYLSIVGRKKDIIVTSYGKNIAPEDIEALMKQSEFISAVVLVGDGRPFITALLSIDMSAVSAWAKKRGISDLDNASLAQNQAVRDLLWKELERGNAQLAEYERIKRFEIVSEDFTVENGMLTPTFKVKRPVVMKNFSALVEKLYQNEFTSEASGRP